CACATAGCTTTGTTCAAAAGCTATAAAAGGTTATGTGGGAAAAATGAAGTCTTCGGCGCTGCAGCCCCTCCTGCCACTGCTGCGAGTTcattcccctcctcttcctcacacAGAGGGCGGCATCTGTACATGCCCCCTCTAGGCTGCCTTTGTCATCAGCATTTGTCTTTGACTCATTTCTATACTTTTCATATTCCTTGGCCACTAGCACCAGTTTCTTCTTTGGGACAGCAGCGTGGTATTCGGTAGCATGCTTCATGTGTCCTGCCTGGGTGGACTTTGTTTACTAAGTAACCCAAACTGCAGGATATTTCACACTGCCTTTCAGAAGCTTCCAGACAACTCCCGGCTCCCTCTGTTGCCCCAGAACTCAGCGGATGTGCTGTGGAGAAAATGCACGTGGAGGTCCTCTGGTTTCCACCCTGCCCTTCCAGCCCGTGGACATTCAGAAGCGCTGCGGGTTGCCCTCCCGCTCTGTGCCTCGGCCCAGGATCATCAGCAAACGCTTTTAGGAAAGAGAGTGGCAGCACTGTCCGCTTTATTAGGAAGGGCTCTCCTCGCTCTAGAGTTTCAGTTCATCTAGTTCCTGTTACTCACACGGCTGTCACTGGAAATAGGATGCTTACAGTGTATTTAGTTCTTTCCTAGTTGAAGCTGCATGCATGTGGGCCTGCCATGGCCCAGAGGCGAGGGGGcctgtgttgttcccctctgtgagTGGTGAAGGAAGTCTTAGCACATTCCATCTGTGGGGCCACCCCTGATCCCCTGTGCTGGGGACACAGGATGTCGTCCCTCACAGTAGTGGCAGCTGGGTGTGCTGAGGAGGACTGGAACCCACACCTGTGGACAATGCCATCTTGACAGCCACAGGCCAGGCTGCTTCCACGGCAGCCAAAGCAGGGCCGCCGCAGAGCCAGGACTGACACGTCCAGTGCTCTGTGCCCAGCACCCCTGTGACCCTGCTTCCCTGGACACAGCAGAAGAGGGGAGACTTCTGCGGTTTGCAGAGATAGAGCTACAGCCCCCGTCATCTGTGAATGTTTGATCTTCACAGGAAGCCCGCCAGGAAGCTCCCCACTGCAGGGTCTGGAGAACTGTCTCAAGGAGATACCTGTGCCTGTGCTGCGGCCTGCCTGGCCCTGCTCCTCAGCAGCAGACAGGGGACCGAGGAGAGTGGAGCCCAGGAACTGGACAGCAGACAAGGAAGGTAATAGCGGCTGCCGGGGGCCAGGGTGTAGACAGGGCTGCTCCGAGGATGCCCTGGGCGCTGCACCTGTGGGCTCATATCTGCTTCTGAGCCAACATGGTGCTCTGGAAATAGGCCTGGGCTGAGCCTTGTTGGAGGCCGGAAAGTCTGTTCAGCACACACGTGCAGACCTGCTGGCATCTGAGTGACGGGGACACCTTAGTGCCGTTGTCTGTGGCTCCACTGCCCTGGCTGGAGCTGGCTCCTTGTGGCCAGGTGTCCTTGTCCCGGCCGTGCCGGCCCCATGTGCCTTGGTGTCTGGGCACCAGTTTCTGAGCCCAGGGTTCCACGCAGCTGGGTCTGGGAATAGAGAGGTTCTGGAGGGTTCGGGCGCTCCCCGGAACATGGCAGATGGGTGTTTCCCACACCTGACGCTGGTGTGCCCGAGAGCCCAGCAATGGCAGAGACTGTTCCCTGTCCCTTCTGTGGCAGCACGAGGCCCTGTGGGGCTGACAGGCCGCCTGTTTTCTCATTAAAACAGGACTGAGGGCCGAGGCCTGGGAGTCAGCCCGTCTTGGGCACGGTAGGGGAGAAGTGCCCACCCGGAGCCTCCGTCTGGTCAGCCCACAGGTGTTCACCTCCAGCTGCGTCCCCGCCTGCCACCAGCGGGGGCTCAAAGACCCTGGGGCCACCAGGCCAGGAGTGTGGAGGTGGCTCCCAGAGGGTGAGCTGGCACCTGCCCTCGGTACTGACAACCATGCTTTAGTTAAAGTGTTTGACAAAGAAATAGACttgctctctctgtccctctgttcCTTCCCCATCTCTCATCCTTTGCCCAGAGGACAGAAGCTGGTGCCAAACAGCAACTGAGGTTCACTAAACAAGAAGATAAAGTGTCACAAAGTGCTGACAAGGAGCGGGGTCGGGAAGATCGTTGTTTGTGTCCATCCATTGGGTTTCTCCTGTGGAGAAGCTTCTTGGGGGGCTCCCGCTGTCTACTGCTGCTGCTTGGTTTAACCTCCAGCAGAATTCCTTCCTCGATCTGCCACAGGGCCTGGTGGGATACCTTTGCTGAATAAATGCGGTTTTGCTGACTCTCCCATCAGACGAGGATGGGCCCTAACTGAGCCCCACCATTGGGCTGCTGGCCCTTATGAGATACCGGGGTGCAGGGATGGTACCTGCCTGGTAGGAGAGGCCACCTGGCCTGTGAGACCTAAGCCTGGCTAGAACCAGACTGCTAATGACTTCCAAGGACTGGAGATTTCCAGAAAGTTCCCCAGCAGACTTTCCAAAGCTGCTGGCGTCCTGGCCAGGCTCTGGCTTCACTTTTGTCCTCTTTCTGTGGCAAGAGAGGCAGCCATTTAGGGTCCCCTAGAACTCATGTTGAGTGTGGGCTGAGCTGAAAGGGGACCAGTTCTGTGTGCCCATACCCTGAGGCACAGGCCTGGCTCTCTTCAGGCTGATGACAGAGCACTCTCTGGTCCCCTGCTCAGGGCCTGCCCCCAAGCCCTCCCCGCTGCACTGCCTGGAGAGCGCCCTGAGGGGGATCTTGCCTGTACGGCCCTTGCGCTTCACCTGCGTGgcaggccccagccccagccccggcTCCAGCTCGAGCTTCAGCGGCTCTGAAGGAGAAGACCCGAGGCCAGAGCCCGAGCTCTGGAGGCCGCTCCTCCAGGGTGAGCCTCTTCGGAAAGGGAGGATAGCGGGGTGTGTGCTAGAGCGCCAGTCACCACTCTGATGCCAGCTTTGTTTGTGACATTAAGAGAGGGACCGCCTTCCCAGCTGTAAGCCTCCTGTCCCTCTGTCCCCATGTCCTGGTGGGACCCCTGCTGGAAGCAGTGGCAGCAGCCCTGGTGAAGACCCCAGGAGAACAGAGCCCAGGTACTGCAGCGGCCTTGGTGCAGGTGAGCCTGGGGTCTCCTGAGGGGGCGCCCATGCGTCCCCCAGAGGGCCAGGAGTCCAGACTGGATCCTCTGAGTCCTGCCTGTCACTTTGCCTGGCCCTTGCCAGGGAGTCCTGCACATTGGCCGTGCTTTAGTTCCCTGTAAGGTGAGCTGTGTCCGAGAGGGAGGGCGGGGCTGCTGGGGGTGCTGGTGAGCAGCTGCAGGGAGGTCTGGGCCACCCACTTGAAGCCATGTACACAGTGTTTGCACTTGCGAATATACACGCGTGCATGGAGACAGATACGGATGTATTTATACGATAATAGTGTATGCTTTTAAAACTTGGCATCAATAACAAAAGTCTCAAAAGTGAGATTTCCCCAGCTGGGGGGACTTCTTGGAGAGTGTCCCATTAGGAAAGCTAGAAATGCTGCCTGCTGCCCCAGGTCACCTTGCTTCTCAATCTCACTGTGAGCCAGTGTTTGCTCCCAGCGGGAAAAGCAGATGGGACAGGAGACAGGTCCCAGTTGCCTGGGAGAAAAGAGAGTTTAGATAGTACTTGCTGGCCTGGCCCCCTCAGGagtgctggaggaggaggaggaggaggaggagggagaggcagtGGTAGAGgatggggagaaggaggaagaggccaGAAATGGTCAGTGGAGGGAGCTCTCCCCAGCTCCTGCTGCTGGCTCCATTTACAGCCCTGGCCCTGTCTGTGTAGGCCCGGGCTGTACCACATTTCTCACTCCCCAGTGGGCCTAGCGGAAAATGGCAGAGTGGGCTGGGTATGGACCACAGGATGCCCCAGCACGCCCTCGGAGGTCTCACTGGGGCACGACCCACAGATGAGAATCCTTTTTCCCAGCTGCCTCTCCAGCCACCAGCTCCTGCTGGAGCCCCCTGCAGACCGGGCAGgaacaccacacacacgcaccacagcGGGCCCTTCCACCAGAATTAGCCTCCCTCGTGGGCCAAGTGTCCATCTTCTATCTCATTTAGTCATGGTTTGAAAGTTGAGAGTTTGAGATTGTTTTAGGGTATGTCAGAATGGCTCTGGCCAAACGATCGTCTCCCTGCCCCAGGGTCTCTGTGCTTTTTCTACAGGTACAGCTGGGGATCCCTGCCCTGTTTCTCGGCTGGAGAAAAGGCCCAGGGTTAGTGAAGCGTCCAGAGGCCTGGAGCTTGGACATGGAAGACCCAGAGTTGCAGGTGAACTGGTGGCTTCCCCCATTCCCTCTGCACAGGCCAGGACCCAGAGCCCCCGCTTGGGGAAAACAGCCGTCCAGGGTCACCATTTGGGTGATGGGTAGGAAAAGTCTCACCTGTAAGCCACTTCAGGTTGCATATTTCATTTCAGTGTTTTATTACAGAACCAGTTGGGATTTTCATAAAAGCAGACACACCCTTTAGAGGTAGAAATTGAGAAGTGAAGAATCAGTTTGGGGCTTGAGGGGACTTTAGAgaataggtgaggaaactgaggccaggatgACCTAGCCACGGTCATTGTGAGAGGGTTGGCTCCGTGTCACACGCCTGCCCCTGCAGACCCATGGTGGAAACATGCAGGGGGCCTGGCATCTAGTGCCCTGGGTCACTTGGGGACAACCCCACACCAGGAATTTTCAGTGCGGCCTGCGGCAGGTTCTCTTATTGGCTCAGGGTGTTGGCTTCTGTCCAGGCGCCACCGCTTTGCTGAGAGCTCTGAGCTGCCTGGGGCCACCGAGCCTTGCCTGTCCTCTGTAGAAGTCCTGGCCGGGGTCTCCAGGCCGAGATCCTTGTTGATGAACTTGACCAAACAGCGGCTGGGTCCTTTAGCTACTCCAGTCTTCACTTTTTCCTCGGTTTAAAGCCTTGGAGGTGCCGAAAAGAGAAGGGCAGAGCCACAGCTGGGGGCCCAGAGAAACAGGGAAGAAACCAtctctgcacccagcctggggcTGGACAGGTTCGGAACGGCAAGTGCCTGGCCAAGCCCTTCTTGTGGTTTGCCCAGGGTTGGGACCAGTTCCAAGGGAATTTAGGGTGAAGGATTaggtgatctttttttttttaaaaaaaaaaaaaaaaagcttatgaCTCCTGTGAATCTGTAACTTCTGAATGGGGAGAGTAAAGGCAGAAGTGGGTGGGAACCCTTGTGGTTTGCCTGTAACCAAGAGCACTGAGTTCTGGAGTGGCCCCACAGTCACCCCACAAAAAATGCGCAGAAGGCCCTTGGCTGGCCTGGCCCTCTTGGCCCATCTCCTGATGCTCCCATGGCCTTGGTCTCATGCTGTCCAGGGGCTCTGGGCCCTTCTCACTGACTCCTAGGGCAGGGCTGCCATTTGGTCTCATTAACAACACAAAGACCCACCCATTCCTAGAAGGTGGGAAGACCGAAGTTTAGGAAAGCCTGGTTACCATGGAAACCCAAACCCAACCTGTGGTTGATCCTGCCCATCAGTTTGGGGAACAGCCAGGAGATGTAGCCAGTTTTCATGCCATAACCATTGGCATCAGCGTTTTCAGGCCTGACTCACCTTCCTTCCCTTCTGGAAGCCGGGCCTTGGAGGAGGCAGGGTACTGAGCGCCCTTGGTTCAGGGGACCTCTGGGGAGAGAGAGTTCCTTACAAACCAAGAACTCTGACCGGTCCTTGCTCTGGTTTTAGCCAAGACCCATGGGAGGCTGCTCCCCCAGGTCCCACCTGAGCCACCCCGTGAGTCTCCACCTCCGGAGCTGCCCCCTCAGGAAGCCGCGCCTCCAGTATTGCCGGCCTCCTCCCCGCAGCCGCCATGCCACTGTGGGAAGCCCCTGCAACAGGAGCTGCACAGCCTCGGTGCTGCCCTCGCAGAGAAGCTGGATCGCCTCGCCACGGCGCTGGCAGGCCTGGCTCAGGAGGTGGCCACCATGAGGACCCAGGTGAATCGGCTGGGGAGGCGTCCCCAAGGCCCTGGGCCAATGGGCCAAGCTTCCTGGATGTGGACCCTCCCACGGGGACCTCGCTGGGCTCATGGCTCTGGTCACAGACACCTGCCCTACTGGAGGCAGAAGGGACCCACAAGGCCTAAACCAAAGATCCTGCGTGGCCAGGGAGAGGGCTGCAGGGCGGGTGACCCGCCAGGACTCTCCAGAGGGACCGCTCGCCGGGCACCTCCGCTGCCTCCAGACGCTCCCCCGGcagaacctcctgggctccactgCAGCTCTTCCCAGCAGCTGCTGTCCTCCGCACCCAGCTGCCACGCTGCGCCGCCTGCGCACCCCCTCCTCGGACATACCGGGGGCCACCAGAGTCCCCTTCCCCCTTTAGTGCCTGCTGCCTTACCTCTGCAGGGAGCCTCTCCTCCTGCAGCCAGTGCAGATGCAGACGTGCTGACCTCGGGAGTGGCACCAGCAGGGATCCCAGACCGGCCTAAGGAGCCGAGCAGCCTGCTGGGAGGAGTGCAGAGGGCACTCCAGGAAGAACTGTggggtggggagcacagggaccCAAGGTGGGGGGCACATTGATGGCATTCCTCTTCTCCACATCTGCTCATTCTTGCCAAGGGTGCAGTGGTGGCATGGAAGCCCTGTCACCCAACCCCAGGCCTCCCTCTCCCAGGGGATGCCATCTCTCTTAACTGTTGCTGGGAGCCTCACCCTTTGTCCCAACTGGGCAGAGTCCCCAGGTGCTGTTTGCTCAGGAGGCTGCTGTGGGggtgccttcctcagcctctggccCTCTTGGCTCAGATTCAATCAAATGTTGCTTCCCTCTCCTGTCTTTCCCACTGGAGCCGCCCAAGCTTGTAGGTGGGTGGTGTGCACAGGCCATGTGTGCCCCACATATGCAGGGAGTGCCCCACACAGCTAGAGTGGCCAGGAGAGCGCCTCCTAACCACCAGCCATTCCTGATCTCAGGAGTCATGAAGGGCTGGGCTCTTGCCTTCCTGGAGTAAATACTGGCACAGATTTCATTTGAAGAGAACTCGGCCGCTTGGTCTAAGCTGGACTTACCTCTGTGGATTCTGAAATTAAAGAAGTGAGTTGCTAA
This Macaca mulatta isolate MMU2019108-1 chromosome 3, T2T-MMU8v2.0, whole genome shotgun sequence DNA region includes the following protein-coding sequences:
- the KRBA1 gene encoding protein KRBA1 isoform X13 is translated as MRENYETLVSVGTAELLPLSAFLSPSESGGAVVGGSHADEGQEPAGGGGPQWGQPRHSLHLTALVQLVKEIPEFLFGEVKGAMDSPESESRGASLDGERVSPEAAVAREPCPLRGLLSCLPDGAASQPRLAATPTDSLCSSGPTGDGVQGSPLPIKTGDKPWPTRKEGPGAPGAPGGEPSPPTLSPSRRKSRRQQERGTSEAGISPGNSPLQGLINCLKEILVPGPQHPETSPSFLPPLPSLGTSRLTRTDLGSGSPPWAVKTEAASGDCPLQGLLNCLKELPEAQDRHPSPSGVGNTRLQENPGAWKRGSGGPGHLLTPPPRPGLGAGSLLSVKMENSWVQSPPGPTSCQPGRQLLSPSATGDIRGVPQPSWGPEAQAASASSSPLEALEACLKGIPQSGSSPSQLPATSCSQNPQPGDSGSQRPELQPHRSHSGEATREPVLPLSLQGCVRDGPARPPAPRGTPTSFSSSSSTDWDLDFGSPVGSQGQQPGKGSPPGSSPLQGLENCLKEIPVPVLRPAWPCSSAADRGPRRVEPRNWTADKEGLRAEAWESARLGHGRGEVPTRSLRLVSPQVFTSSCVPACHQRGLKDPGATRPGVWRWLPEGPAPKPSPLHCLESALRGILPVRPLRFTCVAGPSPSPGSSSSFSGSEGEDPRPEPELWRPLLQERDRLPSCKPPVPLSPCPGGTPAGSSGSSPGEDPRRTEPRYCSGLGAGTAGDPCPVSRLEKRPRVSEASRGLELGHGRPRVAAKTHGRLLPQVPPEPPRESPPPELPPQEAAPPVLPASSPQPPCHCGKPLQQELHSLGAALAEKLDRLATALAGLAQEVATMRTQVNRLGRRPQGPGPMGQASWMWTLPRGPRWAHGSGHRHLPYWRQKGPTRPKPKILRGQGEGCRAGDPPGLSRGTARRAPPLPPDAPPAEPPGLHCSSSQQLLSSAPSCHAAPPAHPLLGHTGGHQSPLPPLVPAALPLQGASPPAASADADVLTSGVAPAGIPDRPKEPSSLLGGVQRALQEELWGGEHRDPRWGAH
- the KRBA1 gene encoding protein KRBA1 isoform X11; its protein translation is MARQVSITFKDLAVRFSEEEWRLLEEGQREFYRDVMRENYETLVSVESGGAVVGGSHADEGQEPAGGGGPQWGQPRHSLHLTALVQLVKEIPEFLFGEVKGAMDSPESESRGASLDGERVSPEAAVAREPCPLRGLLSCLPDGAASQPRLAATPTDSLCSSGPTGDGVQGSPLPIKTGDKPWPTRKEGPGAPGAPGGEPSPPTLSPSRRKSRRQQERGTSEAGISPGNSPLQGLINCLKEILVPGPQHPETSPSFLPPLPSLGTSRLTRTDLGSGSPPWAVKTEAASGDCPLQGLLNCLKELPEAQDRHPSPSGVGNTRLQENPGAWKRGSGGPGHLLTPPPRPGLGAGSLLSVKMENSWVQSPPGPTSCQPGRQLLSPSATGDIRGVPQPSWGPEAQAASASSSPLEALEACLKGIPQSGSSPSQLPATSCSQNPQPGDSGSQRPELQPHRSHSGEATREPVLPLSLQGCVRDGPARPPAPRGTPTSFSSSSSTDWDLDFGSPVGSQGQQPGKGSPPGSSPLQGLENCLKEIPVPVLRPAWPCSSAADRGPRRVEPRNWTADKEGLRAEAWESARLGHGRGEVPTRSLRLVSPQVFTSSCVPACHQRGLKDPGATRPGVWRWLPEGPAPKPSPLHCLESALRGILPVRPLRFTCVAGPSPSPGSSSSFSGSEGEDPRPEPELWRPLLQERDRLPSCKPPVPLSPCPGGTPAGSSGSSPGEDPRRTEPRYCSGLGAGTAGDPCPVSRLEKRPRVSEASRGLELGHGRPRVAAKTHGRLLPQVPPEPPRESPPPELPPQEAAPPVLPASSPQPPCHCGKPLQQELHSLGAALAEKLDRLATALAGLAQEVATMRTQVNRLGRRPQGPGPMGQASWMWTLPRGPRWAHGSGHRHLPYWRQKGPTRPKPKILRGQGEGCRAGDPPGLSRGTARRAPPLPPDAPPAEPPGLHCSSSQQLLSSAPSCHAAPPAHPLLGHTGGHQSPLPPLVPAALPLQGASPPAASADADVLTSGVAPAGIPDRPKEPSSLLGGVQRALQEELWGGEHRDPRWGAH
- the KRBA1 gene encoding protein KRBA1 isoform X15, producing the protein MRENYETLVSVGTAELLPLSAFLSPSESGGAVVGGSHADEGQEPAGGGGPQWGQPRHSLHLTALVQLVKEIPEFLFGEVKGAMDSPESESRGASLDGERVSPEAVAREPCPLRGLLSCLPDGAASQPRLAATPTDSLCSSGPTGDGVQGSPLPIKTGDKPWPTRKEGPGAPGAPGGEPSPPTLSPSRRKSRRQQERGTSEAGISPGNSPLQGLINCLKEILVPGPQHPETSPSFLPPLPSLGTSRLTRTDLGSGSPPWAVKTEAASGDCPLQGLLNCLKELPEAQDRHPSPSGVGNTRLQENPGAWKRGSGGPGHLLTPPPRPGLGAGSLLSVKMENSWVQSPPGPTSCQPGRQLLSPSATGDIRGVPQPSWGPEAQAASASSSPLEALEACLKGIPQSGSSPSQLPATSCSQNPQPGDSGSQRPELQPHRSHSGEATREPVLPLSLQGCVRDGPARPPAPRGTPTSFSSSSSTDWDLDFGSPVGSQGQQPGKGSPPGSSPLQGLENCLKEIPVPVLRPAWPCSSAADRGPRRVEPRNWTADKEGLRAEAWESARLGHGRGEVPTRSLRLVSPQVFTSSCVPACHQRGLKDPGATRPGVWRWLPEGPAPKPSPLHCLESALRGILPVRPLRFTCVAGPSPSPGSSSSFSGSEGEDPRPEPELWRPLLQERDRLPSCKPPVPLSPCPGGTPAGSSGSSPGEDPRRTEPRYCSGLGAGTAGDPCPVSRLEKRPRVSEASRGLELGHGRPRVAAKTHGRLLPQVPPEPPRESPPPELPPQEAAPPVLPASSPQPPCHCGKPLQQELHSLGAALAEKLDRLATALAGLAQEVATMRTQVNRLGRRPQGPGPMGQASWMWTLPRGPRWAHGSGHRHLPYWRQKGPTRPKPKILRGQGEGCRAGDPPGLSRGTARRAPPLPPDAPPAEPPGLHCSSSQQLLSSAPSCHAAPPAHPLLGHTGGHQSPLPPLVPAALPLQGASPPAASADADVLTSGVAPAGIPDRPKEPSSLLGGVQRALQEELWGGEHRDPRWGAH